From Enterobacteriaceae endosymbiont of Donacia simplex, one genomic window encodes:
- a CDS encoding basic amino acid/polyamine antiporter: MDKKLNLISLISLVLSSMLGAGVFSLPQNMALNAGPLALIIGWSITGIGIIFLATTLLLLNQLKPDLQGGIFAYAKDGFGNLIGFYSAWGYWLCAVIANISYLVIVFSAISFFIDTPNHTIFSNGNTWQAILGASILLWLVHFLLLNGTQTASIINIITTLCKLIPLIIFIFLSFIAFNFEIFKINLMELNLNIPIWKQIKNTMLITLWVFIGVEGAVILSSRAKNKNDVGKATLLAVIIALFIYLLVTLLSFGIMDRIDLASMRNPSMAGIMTILIGNFGNLFTAIGLIISVCGAYLSWTIMAAEVPYIASKNNIFPNILSKQNIYKAPSYALLFTNISMQICLILIWITKIDYNKLLTIASEMILIPYLLVGAYLFKISLKKNKFNLFISFGSCIYSIWLLYAAGFLNLLLSLILYTPGLIFLILTKINNPNILFLNKIEKFFCFILLILSFCALYFLIK, from the coding sequence TTGGATAAAAAATTAAATTTAATATCACTTATATCGTTAGTTCTTAGTTCTATGTTAGGAGCTGGAGTATTTAGTTTACCACAAAATATGGCTCTAAATGCAGGTCCTTTAGCTTTAATTATAGGATGGAGTATAACTGGAATTGGAATTATTTTTTTAGCTACAACATTATTATTACTTAATCAATTAAAACCTGATTTACAAGGAGGAATTTTTGCATATGCAAAAGATGGATTTGGTAATTTAATTGGATTTTACTCTGCATGGGGATATTGGTTATGTGCTGTTATTGCTAACATTTCTTATTTAGTTATTGTATTTTCTGCTATTAGTTTTTTTATTGATACTCCAAATCATACTATTTTTAGTAATGGTAATACATGGCAAGCTATATTAGGAGCCTCAATTTTATTATGGTTAGTTCATTTTTTATTACTTAATGGAACACAAACTGCTTCTATTATTAATATAATAACTACATTATGTAAATTAATTCCTTTAATTATTTTTATATTTTTATCTTTTATTGCTTTTAATTTTGAAATATTTAAAATAAATTTAATGGAATTAAATTTAAATATTCCTATTTGGAAACAAATTAAAAATACAATGTTAATAACATTATGGGTATTTATTGGAGTAGAAGGTGCTGTAATTTTATCATCTAGAGCAAAAAATAAAAATGATGTAGGTAAAGCTACTTTATTAGCAGTTATTATTGCGTTATTCATATATTTATTAGTAACTTTATTATCCTTTGGAATTATGGATAGAATTGATCTAGCAAGTATGAGAAATCCTTCAATGGCAGGGATAATGACAATTTTAATTGGTAATTTTGGAAATTTATTTACTGCAATAGGACTAATTATATCAGTTTGTGGAGCTTATCTTAGTTGGACTATTATGGCTGCAGAAGTACCATATATAGCATCTAAAAATAATATATTTCCTAATATATTATCTAAACAAAATATTTATAAAGCCCCTTCATATGCTTTATTATTTACAAATATAAGTATGCAAATATGTTTAATATTAATTTGGATAACTAAAATAGATTATAATAAATTATTAACTATTGCATCTGAAATGATCTTAATCCCATATTTATTAGTAGGTGCATATTTATTTAAAATATCTTTAAAAAAAAATAAATTCAATTTATTTATAAGTTTTGGTTCTTGTATCTATTCTATATGGTTATTATATGCAGCTGGTTTTTTAAATTTATTATTATCATTAATATTATATACTCCTGGATTAATATTTTTAATATTAACTAAAATTAATAATCCAAATATTTTATTTTTAAATAAAATAGAAAAATTTTTTTGTTTTATTTTATTAATATTATCATTTTGTGCTTTATATTTTTTAATAAAATAA
- the rplS gene encoding 50S ribosomal protein L19, translating to MNNVINYLEKKQMKNYQKFPLFRSGDTLKIKIWVVEGAKKRLQTFEGIVISVMKKNSFNCSFTIRKLSNGFGIERVFPLYSTIIHSIIVKKKGHVRQAKLYYLRKLTGKAARIKERLI from the coding sequence ATGAATAATGTAATTAATTATTTAGAAAAAAAACAAATGAAAAATTATCAAAAATTTCCTTTATTTAGATCAGGAGATACATTAAAAATAAAAATTTGGGTAGTGGAAGGAGCAAAAAAAAGACTTCAAACTTTTGAAGGTATTGTTATTTCAGTAATGAAAAAAAATAGTTTTAATTGTTCTTTTACAATTAGGAAATTATCAAATGGCTTTGGAATTGAACGTGTCTTCCCTTTATATTCTACAATAATTCATTCTATTATAGTTAAAAAAAAAGGGCATGTAAGACAAGCAAAATTATATTATTTACGTAAATTAACTGGTAAGGCTGCGAGAATTAAGGAACGATTAATTTAA
- the nrdB gene encoding class Ia ribonucleoside-diphosphate reductase subunit beta, giving the protein MSYTTFSKKKNNQLKEPMFFGQSVNVSRYDQQKHSIFENLIEKQLSFFWRPEEIDISYDRIHYQNLPKNEKHIFISNLKYQTLLDSIQGRSPNIALLPLVSIPELETWIETWSFFETIHSRSYTHIIRNIVNDPSIIFEDIVTNNNIILRTNDIIKYYDDLIKITSYWHLFGEGTFIINKKKVTINLYNLKKKLYLCLMSVNILEAIRFYVSFACSFAFAERELMEGNAKIIRFIARDEYLHLIGTQYIINMMQKGEEDKDMAKIAIECQKKCYQLFLNASIQEQKWAEYLFCNGSMLGLNKNILCEYIKYITNIRMEKVGLKSPFNIRKNPIPWINSWLISDNVQMAPQEVEVSSYLIGQIDSTVDIKKFKNFKL; this is encoded by the coding sequence ATTCTATTTTTGAAAATTTAATAGAAAAACAATTAAGTTTTTTTTGGAGACCTGAAGAAATAGACATATCATATGATCGTATTCACTATCAAAATTTACCAAAAAATGAAAAACATATATTTATTAGTAATTTAAAATATCAAACTTTATTAGATTCTATTCAAGGTAGAAGTCCTAATATAGCATTGCTTCCTCTTGTTTCTATCCCAGAATTAGAAACGTGGATAGAAACATGGTCTTTTTTTGAAACGATACATTCTCGATCATATACGCATATAATTAGAAATATTGTAAATGATCCATCAATAATTTTTGAAGATATTGTTACCAACAATAATATAATTCTTCGTACAAATGATATAATTAAATATTATGATGATCTTATTAAAATTACTAGTTATTGGCATTTATTTGGTGAAGGTACTTTTATAATAAATAAAAAAAAAGTTACCATTAATTTATATAATTTAAAAAAAAAGTTATATTTATGTTTAATGAGTGTGAATATTTTAGAAGCTATTAGATTTTATGTAAGTTTTGCATGCTCGTTTGCTTTTGCAGAAAGAGAATTAATGGAAGGTAATGCTAAAATAATTAGATTTATAGCTAGAGATGAATATTTACATTTAATTGGTACACAATATATAATTAATATGATGCAAAAAGGAGAAGAAGATAAAGATATGGCAAAAATTGCTATTGAATGTCAAAAAAAATGTTATCAATTATTTCTAAATGCATCTATACAAGAACAAAAATGGGCAGAATATTTATTCTGTAATGGATCAATGCTAGGATTAAATAAAAATATTTTATGTGAATATATTAAATATATTACTAATATTAGAATGGAAAAAGTTGGTTTAAAAAGTCCATTTAATATTCGAAAAAATCCTATTCCATGGATTAATTCTTGGTTAATTTCAGATAATGTACAAATGGCACCTCAAGAAGTAGAAGTTAGTTCTTATTTAATAGGACAAATTGATTCTACAGTAGATATTAAAAAATTTAAAAATTTTAAATTATAA
- the rimM gene encoding ribosome maturation factor RimM (Essential for efficient processing of 16S rRNA), which translates to MNISKEKIVLGKFGKIYGIKGWIRLFSYTQNKRNLFSYKKLFIISNMKDICFIKFNQYIKKKKYFVVKINNINRTKEVINFVNHKIYILKYELIKYKNKQEYYWNDIIGCYVLNINKIYLGKIINIIETKIYDIIIIKSNKLHVKNKKILIPFIEPNIIKSIDLINHIIKVNWNLQFYK; encoded by the coding sequence ATGAATATTTCAAAAGAAAAAATAGTTTTAGGTAAATTTGGTAAAATTTATGGTATAAAAGGGTGGATTAGATTATTTTCTTATACTCAAAATAAGAGAAATCTTTTTTCTTATAAAAAATTATTTATAATAAGTAATATGAAAGATATTTGTTTTATAAAATTTAATCAATATATAAAAAAAAAAAAGTATTTTGTTGTTAAAATTAATAATATAAATAGAACTAAAGAAGTTATTAATTTTGTTAACCATAAAATTTATATACTTAAGTATGAACTAATTAAATATAAAAATAAACAAGAATATTATTGGAATGATATAATTGGATGTTATGTATTAAATATTAATAAAATTTATTTAGGTAAAATTATAAACATAATAGAAACAAAAATATATGATATTATTATAATTAAATCTAATAAATTACATGTGAAAAATAAAAAAATATTAATTCCATTTATTGAACCTAATATAATTAAAAGTATTGATTTAATTAATCATATTATTAAAGTAAACTGGAATTTACAATTTTATAAGTAA
- the ffh gene encoding signal recognition particle protein: protein MFENLSNKLSKILLKIRNYGRLTEKNIKDTLNEIYINLLESDVALEVIKDLINKIKKEAIGKKINNNFTPGQEFIKLIHENLIKLMDSSNKNINIATQPPAIILFVGLQGVGKTTSVVKLAYFLKKKYKKKILVASTDIYRPAAIQQLKILAQSVKINFFNIDSDISPLEIAKKAFYYAKKNFYDVLIIDTAGRLHINDKMMEEIKNISNLLCPIETFFVIDAMTGQDSINSAKKFNELLSITGIFLTKTDSDTRGGAVLSVKYIIKKPIKFIGNGEKINNIAIFSPEIIASKILGMSSELTIIENIKNKIDLKKNKELIEKLKNKNKLSLQDFLEQLEQIKKIGNKNITFLLKKMQINNIYSTHPMMNILNIDNSTINNLKTIMNSMTNLERKNVDIINYSRKKRISLGSGVSIFKINAILKQYHQMMLVTKKMKKNNNINKIIKYVKNFFNLKH, encoded by the coding sequence ATGTTTGAAAATTTAAGTAATAAATTATCTAAAATATTATTAAAAATTAGAAACTATGGGCGTTTAACAGAAAAAAATATTAAAGATACTTTAAATGAAATTTATATTAATTTATTAGAATCAGATGTTGCTTTAGAAGTAATTAAAGATTTAATCAATAAAATTAAAAAAGAAGCTATTGGTAAAAAAATTAATAATAATTTTACTCCAGGACAAGAATTTATAAAATTAATACATGAAAATTTAATTAAATTAATGGATTCTTCTAATAAGAATATTAATATAGCAACTCAACCTCCAGCTATAATATTATTTGTTGGATTACAAGGAGTAGGAAAAACAACTAGTGTTGTAAAATTAGCATATTTTTTAAAAAAGAAATATAAAAAAAAAATTTTAGTAGCATCAACAGATATATATAGACCTGCTGCTATACAACAATTAAAAATTTTAGCACAAAGTGTCAAAATTAATTTTTTTAATATAGATTCAGATATTTCTCCACTAGAAATAGCTAAAAAAGCATTTTATTATGCTAAAAAAAATTTTTATGATGTATTAATTATAGATACGGCAGGTAGATTACATATTAATGATAAAATGATGGAAGAAATAAAAAATATTTCTAACTTATTATGTCCTATAGAAACTTTTTTTGTTATAGATGCAATGACTGGACAAGACTCTATTAATAGTGCTAAAAAATTTAATGAATTGTTATCAATAACAGGAATTTTTTTAACTAAAACTGATAGTGATACTAGAGGTGGTGCTGTTTTATCTGTAAAATATATAATTAAAAAACCTATAAAATTTATTGGTAATGGAGAAAAAATAAATAATATTGCAATATTTTCTCCTGAAATTATCGCTTCTAAAATACTGGGGATGTCTTCTGAATTAACTATTATTGAAAATATTAAAAATAAAATTGATTTAAAAAAAAATAAAGAATTAATTGAAAAATTAAAAAATAAAAATAAATTAAGTTTACAAGATTTTTTAGAACAATTAGAACAAATAAAAAAAATAGGTAATAAAAATATTACTTTTTTATTAAAAAAAATGCAAATCAATAATATATATTCTACTCATCCTATGATGAATATTTTAAATATAGATAATTCTACTATAAATAATCTTAAAACAATAATGAATTCTATGACTAATTTAGAAAGGAAAAATGTAGATATAATTAATTATTCTAGAAAAAAAAGAATATCATTGGGCTCTGGAGTTTCCATTTTTAAAATAAATGCTATACTAAAACAATATCATCAAATGATGTTAGTTACTAAAAAAATGAAAAAAAATAATAATATTAATAAAATAATTAAATATGTGAAAAATTTTTTTAATTTAAAACATTAG
- a CDS encoding Nif3-like dinuclear metal center hexameric protein has translation MKNKKLEIIINNKLNTNTDIKDYIPNGLQIEGKKYIKNIIMGVSACQKLLDIAVKFKTDAVIVHHGYFWYHESPIIRGFKKKRISTILKNNINLYSWHLPLDINQEIGNNIYLAKLLNINIIGKINPFIFYGYLKNKINIKNFLFKIKKKLNRIPLHFGENAPKKIYKIAWCSGAGQKFFEEVIKFNVDVFITGEVSEMNIHIANENGIHFISAGHHATEKGGVIMLGKWLKNKFKLKTNFINIHNPV, from the coding sequence ATAAAAAATAAAAAATTAGAAATTATTATTAATAATAAATTAAACACTAATACTGATATAAAAGATTATATACCTAATGGATTACAAATAGAAGGTAAAAAATATATAAAAAATATTATAATGGGTGTAAGTGCTTGTCAAAAATTACTAGATATTGCTGTAAAATTTAAAACAGATGCTGTTATAGTCCATCATGGATATTTTTGGTATCATGAATCTCCAATAATTAGAGGATTTAAAAAAAAAAGAATATCTACAATTTTAAAAAATAATATTAATTTATATAGTTGGCATCTTCCTTTAGATATTAATCAAGAAATAGGAAATAATATTTATTTAGCTAAATTATTAAATATAAATATTATAGGAAAAATTAATCCTTTTATTTTTTACGGGTATTTAAAAAATAAAATCAATATAAAAAACTTTCTTTTTAAAATAAAAAAAAAACTAAATAGAATACCATTACATTTTGGAGAAAATGCTCCCAAAAAAATTTATAAAATAGCTTGGTGTAGTGGAGCCGGCCAAAAATTTTTTGAAGAAGTTATAAAATTTAATGTAGACGTTTTTATTACAGGAGAAGTATCAGAAATGAATATTCATATTGCTAATGAAAATGGAATTCATTTTATTAGTGCTGGACATCATGCAACTGAAAAAGGAGGAGTAATTATGTTAGGAAAGTGGTTAAAAAATAAATTTAAGTTAAAAACTAATTTTATTAATATCCATAATCCAGTATGA
- the rpsP gene encoding 30S ribosomal protein S16, whose product MVKIRLSRKGTKKKPFYQIVVTDSRNSRDGYFIEKLGYFNPLGLKKNIKKKILKINKDRINFWLSKGAVLSKRVCSLIK is encoded by the coding sequence ATGGTTAAAATTAGATTATCTAGAAAAGGAACAAAAAAAAAACCTTTTTATCAAATAGTTGTTACTGATAGTAGAAATTCTAGAGATGGATATTTTATAGAAAAATTAGGTTATTTTAACCCATTAGGTTTAAAAAAAAATATTAAAAAAAAAATATTAAAAATTAATAAAGACAGAATAAATTTTTGGTTATCTAAAGGTGCTGTTCTTTCAAAAAGAGTTTGTAGTTTAATTAAGTAA
- the trmD gene encoding tRNA (guanosine(37)-N1)-methyltransferase TrmD, with translation MWISIISLFPEMFKTVIKYGLINKSIKKKLLNISFWNPRNIIKNKFNKIDSTIYGGGGGVILKAEPLIESIYKAKLEMKNNVKIIYLSPQGKKINISYIKKLLSYNKMIFLCGRYKGIDERIITNFVDEEVSIGDYILSGGELPAMILIDILVRQIPGVLNTMSSNNSDSFFNNGLLGSPNYTRPRILKNLKKNIVPSVLLSGNHKKIKEWRLQQSLGITWLKRPDLFKKKTLTKKEEILFNKFKYSFFKKK, from the coding sequence ATGTGGATTAGTATTATTAGTTTATTTCCAGAAATGTTTAAAACAGTTATTAAATATGGATTAATTAATAAAAGTATAAAAAAAAAGTTATTAAATATTAGCTTTTGGAATCCTAGAAATATTATTAAAAATAAATTTAATAAGATAGATTCTACTATATATGGAGGAGGAGGAGGTGTTATATTAAAAGCAGAACCATTAATAGAATCTATTTATAAAGCAAAATTAGAAATGAAAAATAATGTTAAAATAATTTATTTATCTCCACAAGGTAAAAAAATTAATATTTCTTATATTAAAAAATTATTATCGTATAATAAAATGATATTTCTTTGTGGAAGATATAAAGGTATAGATGAACGAATTATTACTAATTTTGTAGATGAAGAAGTCTCAATTGGAGATTATATTCTTAGTGGGGGAGAATTACCTGCTATGATATTAATAGATATATTAGTTAGACAAATTCCTGGTGTATTAAATACAATGTCATCAAACAATTCTGATTCTTTTTTTAATAATGGATTATTAGGATCTCCTAATTATACTCGTCCTAGAATATTAAAAAATTTAAAAAAAAATATTGTTCCTTCTGTATTATTATCAGGAAATCATAAAAAAATAAAAGAATGGAGATTACAACAATCATTAGGAATAACATGGTTAAAAAGACCAGATTTATTTAAAAAAAAAACATTAACAAAAAAAGAAGAAATTTTATTTAATAAGTTTAAATATTCTTTTTTTAAAAAAAAATAA